The bacterium genome window below encodes:
- a CDS encoding 6-phosphogluconolactonase → MKGKKERKFNIFILENNEQMGKESALLAGEILKQFTARLDKKCIATFAAAPSQDTFLYNLSKNKDIKWENVYAFHLDEYITLPDGHPNTFKEYLKTHIFDKVDIPSKNIFYIKDSGKNADEMIMNYTKLFSDKYKEVKKEDGIYIAFIGIGVNGHIAFNEPETDLWSNELMIKVRIDDISVKQQYDDYKNHPNPKARYKTLEDVPRESLTMSVGAILKADKILCIVPGKQKANAVKLTIEGEITNKVPASLLRLHKDINLYLDIYSSSLLKDVPELKMDE, encoded by the coding sequence ATGAAAGGAAAAAAGGAAAGAAAATTCAATATATTTATTTTAGAAAACAACGAGCAAATGGGGAAAGAAAGTGCATTACTTGCAGGAGAAATTCTCAAACAATTTACTGCCAGGTTAGATAAAAAATGTATTGCTACTTTTGCTGCTGCTCCTTCTCAGGATACATTTCTTTATAACCTTTCAAAAAATAAAGATATCAAATGGGAAAATGTATATGCTTTTCACCTTGATGAGTATATAACCCTCCCAGATGGACATCCAAACACTTTTAAAGAATATCTTAAAACACATATTTTTGATAAAGTTGATATACCTTCTAAAAACATTTTTTACATTAAGGATTCAGGGAAAAATGCAGATGAAATGATTATGAATTATACGAAATTATTTTCTGATAAGTATAAAGAAGTAAAAAAAGAGGACGGAATTTATATTGCTTTCATAGGTATTGGTGTAAATGGACATATTGCTTTTAATGAACCAGAGACAGACCTATGGAGTAATGAACTAATGATTAAAGTCAGGATAGACGATATTTCAGTAAAACAACAATATGATGATTATAAAAATCATCCTAACCCAAAGGCAAGATATAAAACATTAGAAGATGTGCCAAGAGAGTCCTTAACAATGAGTGTTGGGGCAATACTTAAAGCAGATAAAATTCTATGTATTGTTCCTGGAAAACAAAAAGCAAATGCAGTAAAACTAACAATTGAAGGAGAAATTACAAATAAAGTTCCTGCCTCTTTATTAAGATTACATAAAGATATTAACTTATATTTAGATATTTATTCATCATCACTTTTAAAAGATGTTCCAGAACTAAAAATGGATGAATAA
- a CDS encoding AAC(3) family N-acetyltransferase — MFDNIVKKNELIKGFEELGLKKGNIVIVHSSLSSFGYVEGGATTVIDSLKEIITENGILAMPSFPAFIGGEYGIAEKEIIFDVRISPTAMGKISDTFWRKEEVKRSLHPTHSVAAWGKEKEWLISGHENCICSCGENTPLHKICKENGKILLIGIGHNSNTTLHTIEDINGAPTRSCLIFYPKVIDYEGQILTVPLHPHFPGLLRKYEKADEICKENKIQNEIKIGNSLCKLIEAGKLFNILSKFVKEDPLFLIDKNYYAELK, encoded by the coding sequence ATGTTTGATAATATAGTGAAAAAAAATGAATTAATAAAAGGTTTTGAAGAATTAGGTCTAAAAAAAGGAAATATAGTTATTGTTCATTCTTCCCTTTCTTCTTTTGGATATGTAGAAGGTGGTGCAACAACTGTAATAGATAGTTTGAAAGAAATTATAACAGAAAATGGCATTCTTGCCATGCCAAGTTTTCCTGCTTTTATTGGTGGAGAATATGGAATTGCAGAAAAAGAGATAATTTTTGATGTAAGAATTTCACCAACTGCTATGGGTAAAATTTCCGATACCTTCTGGAGAAAGGAAGAAGTTAAAAGGTCATTACATCCTACTCATTCTGTTGCTGCATGGGGTAAGGAAAAAGAATGGTTGATTTCGGGACATGAAAATTGCATATGTTCATGTGGTGAAAATACACCTCTTCATAAAATCTGTAAAGAAAATGGGAAAATCTTACTAATTGGAATTGGACATAATTCAAATACTACTCTTCATACAATTGAAGATATTAACGGTGCTCCTACAAGAAGTTGTTTAATTTTTTATCCAAAAGTTATTGACTATGAAGGGCAAATTTTAACAGTTCCATTACATCCACATTTTCCTGGTTTGTTAAGGAAATATGAAAAAGCAGATGAAATATGTAAAGAAAACAAAATTCAAAATGAAATAAAAATAGGTAATTCTCTTTGTAAACTAATAGAAGCAGGTAAATTATTTAATATATTAAGTAAATTTGTTAAAGAAGATCCATTATTTTTGATTGATAAAAATTATTATGCTGAACTAAAATAA
- the rnc gene encoding ribonuclease III, which translates to MQEIEKIIDYEFKNKKLLEIALTHSSFSTQNSNERFEFIGDLILNFIVGISIFKKFPDKDEGFYTNLKSGYVNQHYLNSLGEKLEIAKYIKYKGTKPIDLSDFVESIIGAIYLDGGLKKTERFVKKFILSNKIEPLIDYKGELITISRKLSGKLPLYEIIDEKGPAHKKNYKVIVKIEGIASKGEGEGKSKKEAEIKAAKDILTKILD; encoded by the coding sequence ATGCAGGAAATTGAAAAAATAATTGACTATGAATTTAAAAACAAAAAATTATTAGAAATTGCTTTAACTCATTCTTCTTTCTCAACTCAAAATTCAAATGAAAGATTTGAATTTATAGGAGACCTTATTTTAAATTTTATTGTTGGTATTTCCATTTTCAAAAAATTCCCCGATAAAGACGAGGGATTTTATACAAATTTAAAATCAGGATATGTTAATCAACATTACTTAAACTCATTGGGTGAAAAATTGGAGATAGCAAAATATATTAAATATAAAGGAACAAAACCAATTGACTTATCCGATTTTGTTGAAAGTATTATAGGGGCAATTTATTTAGATGGTGGATTAAAAAAAACAGAAAGATTTGTTAAAAAATTTATTTTAAGCAATAAAATAGAACCGCTTATTGATTATAAAGGTGAACTTATTACAATTTCAAGAAAGTTATCAGGAAAATTACCGTTATATGAAATTATTGATGAAAAAGGACCTGCCCATAAGAAAAATTATAAAGTTATTGTAAAAATAGAAGGTATTGCAAGTAAAGGTGAAGGAGAAGGCAAAAGCAAAAAAGAGGCAGAAATAAAAGCAGCAAAAGACATTCTTACTAAAATTCTTGATTAA
- the lnt gene encoding apolipoprotein N-acyltransferase codes for MPLIIFLASCISSLIFALSFPPFNFWYFAFFGLTPLIFLSSKYNKLSYFIGFIAGLSFYIFLLNWLFAVSGFFYILLCVYLAIYWGIFFYLSSLYNFNPFVCASIWFFIEILIENLLTGFPWLSFSLSQSTNHYIWKLPQIIGSKGISFFLILSNFTIFCLFQKKFKVFLISFFVFIISFTLLFFYNPEIKQKGKLKIMIIQPGIKTEKIKESETIINILWEMTTKNVKKLKPDVVILPEGSFPDDIFSRPEILKKIKLLCENYKFSLIFGTFRSNNNKYYNSALFLKNGKIEFYDKTHLVPYGEFILGGRWEFIKKIFVNYAGYTPEIERGKEIKNFNYKEIKIAPLICYENIFPEITNKMLESGSNIFVVITNDSWFGNSFGPYQHFYHNVLRALETGRYFIQCGLSGISGIVSEKGEVLKIIDIDKKETLFFEVPLFFQKTIYGKYSDFPLSILSLLIIGGYLCRKLKK; via the coding sequence ATGCCTCTTATTATTTTTCTTGCCAGTTGTATATCATCTCTTATTTTTGCCTTATCTTTTCCACCATTTAATTTTTGGTATTTTGCGTTTTTTGGACTTACTCCTTTGATTTTTCTTTCTTCAAAATATAATAAATTATCTTATTTTATTGGTTTTATTGCTGGACTTTCATTTTATATTTTTTTACTTAACTGGTTATTTGCTGTCTCTGGTTTTTTCTATATTTTGCTATGTGTATATCTTGCAATTTATTGGGGTATATTTTTTTATCTTTCCAGTTTATATAATTTTAATCCATTTGTTTGTGCATCTATATGGTTTTTTATTGAAATTTTAATTGAAAATTTACTTACTGGTTTTCCATGGCTATCTTTTTCTCTTTCCCAATCAACAAATCACTATATATGGAAATTACCCCAAATTATCGGAAGTAAAGGTATTTCCTTTTTTTTAATTCTTTCTAATTTTACAATTTTTTGCCTATTTCAAAAAAAATTTAAGGTCTTTTTAATTTCCTTTTTTGTATTTATTATTTCTTTCACTCTTCTCTTCTTTTATAACCCTGAAATTAAACAAAAAGGAAAATTAAAAATTATGATTATTCAACCAGGTATAAAAACAGAAAAAATTAAAGAATCAGAAACAATTATAAATATTCTTTGGGAAATGACTACAAAAAATGTTAAGAAATTAAAACCCGATGTAGTTATATTGCCTGAAGGAAGTTTTCCTGATGACATTTTTTCAAGACCAGAAATTTTAAAAAAAATAAAATTATTATGTGAAAATTATAAATTTTCTTTGATATTTGGAACATTCAGAAGTAATAATAATAAATATTATAATTCTGCTTTATTTTTGAAAAATGGTAAAATTGAATTTTATGATAAAACACATCTTGTCCCTTATGGAGAGTTCATATTAGGAGGTAGATGGGAATTTATAAAAAAGATATTTGTAAATTATGCTGGATATACTCCAGAAATTGAAAGAGGTAAAGAAATTAAAAATTTTAATTATAAGGAAATTAAAATTGCACCTCTTATTTGTTATGAAAATATATTTCCAGAAATTACAAATAAAATGCTTGAAAGTGGGAGTAATATTTTTGTTGTAATTACAAATGACTCATGGTTTGGAAATTCTTTTGGCCCCTACCAGCACTTTTACCATAATGTTTTAAGGGCATTAGAAACAGGAAGATATTTTATTCAGTGTGGCTTGTCTGGTATAAGTGGAATTGTATCTGAAAAAGGAGAGGTCTTAAAAATAATTGATATTGATAAAAAAGAAACATTGTTTTTTGAAGTTCCATTATTCTTTCAAAAAACAATATATGGGAAATATAGTGATTTTCCGCTTTCTATTCTCTCTCTTTTAATTATAGGAGGATATTTATGCAGGAAATTGAAAAAATAA
- a CDS encoding aspartate 1-decarboxylase, producing the protein MYRCMCKCKIKGGKVTDKNLYYEGSITLDKKIIDKAGLLAGEMVYVLNLNSGARIFTYVIEGKENSGIICLNGPSARFFEKDDEIIVLSISYLDDKELKNYKMSIVELGENNKIKV; encoded by the coding sequence ATGTATAGATGCATGTGTAAATGTAAAATAAAAGGTGGAAAAGTAACCGATAAAAATTTATATTATGAAGGAAGCATCACACTTGATAAAAAGATAATTGATAAAGCTGGCTTACTTGCAGGAGAAATGGTCTATGTTTTAAATTTAAATAGTGGAGCAAGAATTTTTACATATGTAATTGAAGGGAAAGAGAATTCAGGAATAATATGTTTAAATGGACCATCTGCAAGATTTTTTGAAAAAGATGATGAAATTATTGTCCTTTCAATTAGTTATCTTGATGACAAAGAACTGAAAAATTATAAAATGAGTATAGTAGAACTTGGAGAAAATAACAAAATAAAGGTTTAA
- the panC gene encoding pantoate--beta-alanine ligase: MKNGKMEIFKKKEKIGEKIREIKKTGKKIGFVATMGYLHNGHISLISKAREENDIVIVSIFVNPTQFGPGEDFERYPRNVNRDIELLEKEKVDIVFIPDADEMYKKDHKAWVNVEEYSEILEGKLRKGHFRGVCTVVAKLFNIIQPDRSYFGWKDAQQLIIIKKMVDDLDIPVEIVGCPTLREKSGLAESSRNIYLTEEEKQKALCLYKALKKIEEMAKKGEKNTKKLIEEGKKIILSTGGVELQYLEIVNIENLQPVEKIDNNTIVLGAIKIGNVHLIDNIFL, from the coding sequence ATGAAGAACGGAAAAATGGAAATTTTTAAAAAGAAGGAAAAAATAGGGGAAAAAATAAGAGAAATAAAGAAAACTGGTAAAAAAATTGGATTTGTTGCAACAATGGGATATTTACATAATGGGCATATTTCCCTTATAAGTAAAGCAAGAGAAGAAAATGATATTGTAATTGTAAGTATATTTGTAAACCCAACTCAATTTGGTCCAGGAGAGGACTTTGAAAGGTATCCAAGAAATGTAAATAGAGATATTGAATTACTTGAAAAAGAGAAAGTTGATATAGTTTTCATTCCTGATGCTGATGAGATGTATAAGAAGGACCATAAAGCATGGGTTAATGTAGAAGAATATTCTGAAATTCTTGAAGGAAAATTAAGAAAAGGTCATTTCAGAGGTGTTTGTACTGTTGTGGCAAAACTTTTTAACATTATTCAGCCAGATAGAAGTTATTTCGGGTGGAAAGATGCTCAACAACTAATAATTATAAAAAAAATGGTTGATGATTTAGATATACCTGTTGAAATTGTTGGATGTCCAACACTAAGAGAAAAAAGTGGACTTGCAGAAAGTTCGAGAAATATCTATCTGACCGAAGAAGAAAAACAAAAAGCACTTTGTCTCTATAAGGCACTTAAAAAAATTGAAGAAATGGCAAAAAAGGGAGAAAAAAACACAAAGAAATTGATTGAAGAAGGAAAGAAAATTATTCTTTCAACAGGAGGAGTAGAATTACAATATCTTGAAATTGTAAATATAGAAAATTTACAACCAGTTGAAAAAATTGATAATAATACAATAGTACTTGGTGCAATAAAAATAGGAAATGTCCATCTTATAGATAATATTTTTTTATAA
- the folK gene encoding 2-amino-4-hydroxy-6-hydroxymethyldihydropteridine diphosphokinase, whose protein sequence is MEKVIIGFGSNKGNREKNIKRAIKLIEKRIYIEKISSFFETKPEEKARGGKFLNGVIEGKTNLKAEELLYFLKSIEKKMGRNFPHKRGDEREIDLDIIFYGNKVIKNNFLQIPHPKWKTRYFVLKPIFEISPHFVDPVEKKSIKEIYEERKNGNF, encoded by the coding sequence ATGGAAAAAGTTATCATTGGTTTTGGAAGTAATAAAGGAAATAGAGAGAAAAATATAAAAAGGGCAATAAAATTGATTGAGAAAAGGATTTATATTGAAAAGATTTCTTCATTTTTTGAAACAAAACCAGAAGAAAAAGCAAGAGGAGGAAAATTTTTAAATGGGGTTATTGAAGGTAAAACAAATTTAAAAGCAGAAGAACTTTTATACTTTTTAAAGTCAATAGAAAAAAAAATGGGGAGAAACTTTCCTCACAAAAGAGGAGATGAAAGAGAAATTGACCTTGATATAATTTTTTATGGAAATAAAGTTATAAAAAATAATTTTTTACAAATCCCTCATCCTAAATGGAAAACAAGATATTTTGTTCTTAAACCAATTTTTGAAATATCACCTCATTTTGTTGACCCTGTTGAAAAAAAAAGTATAAAAGAAATATATGAAGAACGGAAAAATGGAAATTTTTAA
- a CDS encoding tetratricopeptide repeat protein, whose translation MLINWGSGYFSGLKLGFIFIILGIEFYFLLFEKWTEREINIIQLIILSFSCFLGFLVGVIKISILSIFFLPFAYIVILGIENFNIRKEENIQEKESIKRYEKAIEKNPQNWAAYLSLGDIYFKKEDFEKATYYYRQCYLLRDEPIIKQKLRTSEREEKIQKGIIWICPECGEENSGEKNKCKNCGYEKDIIKSVRKDIKEKSEIKKYIVLLIISPIAIGMILLLIKFLPLYFSIFLTIGILYFLLKLFFSW comes from the coding sequence ATGTTAATTAACTGGGGTAGTGGTTATTTTTCAGGATTAAAATTGGGCTTTATATTTATAATTTTAGGTATAGAATTTTACTTTTTACTATTTGAAAAATGGACTGAAAGAGAAATTAATATAATACAACTTATAATTCTTTCTTTTTCCTGCTTTCTTGGATTTCTGGTTGGTGTAATAAAGATATCAATTCTTTCAATATTTTTTCTTCCATTTGCATACATTGTTATATTAGGAATTGAAAACTTCAATATAAGAAAAGAAGAAAATATACAGGAAAAGGAAAGTATTAAAAGATATGAAAAAGCAATTGAAAAAAATCCCCAAAATTGGGCTGCATATCTTTCATTGGGGGATATTTATTTTAAAAAAGAGGACTTTGAAAAAGCAACTTATTATTACCGACAGTGTTATCTTTTAAGAGATGAACCAATTATAAAACAAAAACTTAGGACATCTGAAAGAGAAGAGAAAATACAAAAAGGGATAATATGGATATGTCCCGAATGCGGAGAAGAAAATAGTGGTGAAAAGAATAAATGCAAGAATTGTGGTTATGAAAAAGACATCATAAAATCAGTAAGAAAAGATATAAAGGAAAAGAGTGAAATAAAAAAATATATAGTATTACTTATTATTTCTCCAATTGCTATAGGGATGATTTTGCTTTTAATTAAATTTCTGCCACTATATTTTTCGATATTTTTAACAATTGGAATTCTTTATTTTCTTTTAAAATTATTTTTTTCGTGGTAA
- the miaA gene encoding tRNA (adenosine(37)-N6)-dimethylallyltransferase MiaA, which translates to MLNKNRGKKIIIIAGPTATGKTEIGFKLAKKFNGEIISADSRLIYREITIGTDKPPEWMQKNIPHYFIDIVSLNNDFNVFQFNKEAFFKTEDILKRGKLPIIVGGSGLYLRSLTKGLFSIPENTGEKQKEIRDKLNKEETASLYEKLKEIDNKIAIKIHPSDKRRIIRALEIYYLTGKKMSEWQKVKGEYYLEKLGNVYYFILKKEKEEIYKKIEERIERMLKYGWIEEVRKLLEKGYKKTLIEKGPIGYKEIILHIEGEISFDEMVLMIKKRTKLFVKRQITWFKKEDGILIDAKNEKKVIDEIIEISGLEKC; encoded by the coding sequence ATGCTAAACAAAAACAGGGGTAAAAAAATAATTATAATTGCTGGACCAACAGCAACAGGTAAAACAGAAATTGGTTTTAAATTAGCAAAAAAATTTAATGGAGAAATTATTTCAGCGGATAGTCGTCTCATCTATCGGGAAATTACAATAGGAACTGATAAACCACCTGAATGGATGCAAAAAAATATCCCTCACTATTTTATTGATATTGTTTCACTAAATAATGATTTTAATGTTTTTCAATTTAATAAGGAAGCATTTTTTAAAACTGAAGATATTTTAAAGAGGGGAAAATTACCTATAATTGTTGGGGGAAGCGGACTTTATTTAAGGTCATTAACAAAAGGATTGTTTTCTATACCTGAAAATACAGGAGAAAAACAAAAGGAAATAAGAGACAAATTAAATAAGGAAGAAACAGCATCTCTTTATGAAAAATTAAAAGAAATTGATAATAAAATTGCGATTAAAATCCATCCATCAGATAAAAGAAGAATAATAAGGGCACTTGAAATATATTACCTAACAGGGAAAAAAATGAGCGAGTGGCAAAAAGTAAAAGGTGAATATTACCTTGAAAAACTTGGAAATGTTTATTACTTTATATTAAAAAAAGAAAAAGAGGAAATATACAAAAAAATAGAAGAAAGGATAGAAAGAATGTTAAAATATGGATGGATTGAAGAAGTCAGAAAACTTCTTGAAAAAGGTTATAAAAAGACATTGATTGAAAAAGGTCCTATTGGGTATAAAGAAATAATTTTACATATAGAAGGTGAAATTTCATTTGATGAAATGGTTTTAATGATTAAAAAAAGAACAAAATTATTTGTAAAAAGACAAATAACATGGTTTAAAAAAGAGGATGGAATTTTGATTGATGCTAAAAATGAAAAAAAAGTAATAGATGAAATTATAGAAATTTCGGGACTTGAAAAATGTTAA
- a CDS encoding UTP--glucose-1-phosphate uridylyltransferase, whose translation MEKEKFIEMMERYKQIEIINHFNSLNKTEKKEFLKKIENLNIEKTFSLYEELVKNKIPKDELGEITPPENILKPSENPKFTQYLKVKGHEKLKKGEIAICIVAGGQGTRLGFPYPKGMFPITPIKNKTLFQLFTEKARKISDKYKVDIPLFFMVNPENKVLIE comes from the coding sequence ATGGAAAAAGAGAAATTTATAGAAATGATGGAAAGATATAAACAAATTGAAATTATAAATCATTTTAATTCACTAAATAAAACAGAAAAAAAGGAATTTTTAAAGAAAATTGAAAATTTAAATATTGAGAAAACATTTTCTCTTTATGAAGAACTTGTAAAGAATAAAATCCCAAAAGACGAACTTGGTGAAATAACCCCTCCTGAAAACATATTAAAGCCATCTGAAAATCCTAAATTTACCCAATACTTAAAAGTAAAAGGGCATGAGAAATTAAAAAAAGGTGAAATTGCAATATGTATAGTTGCAGGTGGACAGGGAACTCGGCTTGGTTTTCCATATCCAAAAGGAATGTTTCCAATAACTCCCATAAAAAACAAAACACTTTTCCAACTTTTTACTGAAAAAGCAAGAAAGATTTCTGATAAATATAAAGTTGATATTCCACTTTTTTTCATGGTAAATCCTGAAAATAAAGTTCTAATTGAAAA
- a CDS encoding UTP--glucose-1-phosphate uridylyltransferase encodes ERNAEFSLKVIEKKDPEENVGIFVNKNGKNAVIEYIDFPDELKKKKDKNGNLVFNAGSIGIHYISIDFIEKLNKIGFPLPYHKAIKKINSIYGEVEGIKFETFIFDAIPFAERVSCVLTDREEEFAPLKNKEGVDSPEEVKKAISNQGKKYLRYAGINVPDEILVEISPLFAIDKEEVKEKIQKIKINTKEKFIYLE; translated from the coding sequence CAGAGAGAAATGCAGAGTTTTCTCTTAAAGTGATTGAAAAAAAAGACCCTGAAGAAAATGTAGGAATATTTGTAAATAAAAATGGAAAAAATGCAGTAATAGAATATATTGATTTCCCTGATGAGTTAAAAAAGAAAAAGGATAAAAACGGCAATTTAGTTTTTAATGCGGGAAGTATTGGTATTCACTATATATCTATTGATTTTATTGAAAAATTAAATAAAATTGGTTTTCCTCTTCCATATCATAAAGCAATAAAAAAAATAAATTCAATTTATGGAGAAGTTGAGGGAATTAAATTTGAGACATTTATTTTTGATGCAATTCCATTTGCAGAAAGAGTTTCATGTGTATTAACAGATAGAGAAGAAGAATTTGCTCCTTTGAAAAATAAAGAAGGAGTTGATTCTCCCGAAGAAGTAAAAAAAGCAATATCAAATCAGGGAAAAAAATATTTGAGATATGCAGGGATAAATGTCCCGGATGAAATATTAGTTGAAATCAGTCCGCTTTTTGCAATTGATAAAGAAGAAGTCAAAGAAAAAATACAAAAAATTAAAATAAACACAAAAGAAAAATTTATCTACCTTGAATAA
- a CDS encoding thymidylate synthase: MVPVIKIEGANISSVWEKSVLAVWEKGIEIKTEYDRNYDQPSKDCTMIMVIKDPFSEPRIHLGFPGGFEDLEKYRQEVVNGIHDHWIDPKENKWTYTYHDRLFNYHLPEENYNKKINQIEYIIEKLSTSNYSRRAQAITWIPFYDVFTYDPPCLQRIWCRILNIKNKKYLIMSSHWRSRDAYRAAFMNIFGLTCLQKYIADKISEKTGEKVEVGQYTDISDSYHIYGESFDDFENRFLKTIKERDFYNKNRVKSRTIRSDDPSVIDGFEYGKKLLEIEKQTGQKGKTL, encoded by the coding sequence ATGGTACCTGTTATAAAAATTGAGGGAGCAAATATTTCTTCTGTATGGGAAAAAAGTGTTCTTGCTGTTTGGGAAAAAGGAATTGAAATTAAAACAGAATATGATAGGAATTATGACCAACCCAGTAAAGATTGTACAATGATAATGGTAATAAAAGACCCATTTTCAGAACCAAGAATTCATTTAGGTTTCCCTGGTGGTTTTGAAGACCTTGAAAAATATAGACAGGAAGTTGTTAATGGAATTCATGACCATTGGATAGACCCAAAAGAAAATAAGTGGACATATACATATCATGACCGCCTTTTTAATTACCATTTACCAGAAGAAAATTATAATAAAAAAATAAATCAAATTGAATATATAATTGAAAAACTTTCAACAAGTAATTATTCAAGAAGGGCGCAGGCAATTACATGGATTCCTTTTTATGATGTTTTTACCTATGACCCACCTTGTTTACAAAGAATATGGTGTAGAATTTTAAATATTAAAAATAAAAAATATCTAATTATGAGCAGTCATTGGCGTTCAAGAGATGCATATAGGGCTGCTTTTATGAATATTTTTGGTTTAACATGTCTACAAAAATATATTGCAGATAAAATATCAGAAAAAACAGGGGAAAAAGTTGAAGTAGGACAATATACAGATATTTCTGATTCATATCACATTTATGGAGAAAGTTTTGACGACTTTGAAAACAGGTTTTTAAAAACTATTAAAGAGAGAGATTTTTACAATAAAAACAGAGTTAAAAGTAGGACTATAAGGAGTGATGACCCTTCTGTTATTGATGGTTTTGAATATGGGAAAAAATTACTTGAAATAGAAAAACAGACGGGACAAAAAGGTAAGACCCTTTAA